One window from the genome of Streptomyces sp. NBC_00287 encodes:
- a CDS encoding LysR family transcriptional regulator encodes MTLDDLRVFVAVCRAGSLSAVARDLSCTQSAVSQHVKRLERETGVALLERQSRGVVPTQAGRVLEAAAAEGLGGIDLALRQLRDLVDGETGAVRVATGGTTVRHFMADAVVSFRRLHPRVSLEFRTESSSRGCFDALVGSDLDLAWVTLGPPVRGIEQRGVVELPWVLAVPADDPLASRPALEPSALHGLRVIRLPPHSTSAAHLDAACAELGIRFAADTSVADWDTALLLAELGLGRAVVPAFPGIGDSGRGLALVELPALRPLSVGWAVRRWDALSPQARAFAETVSQTCRVTSGSG; translated from the coding sequence GTGACTCTTGATGATCTACGGGTGTTCGTGGCCGTGTGCCGGGCCGGCAGCCTCAGCGCCGTGGCCCGGGATCTGTCCTGCACCCAGTCCGCCGTCAGTCAGCATGTGAAGCGGCTCGAGCGGGAGACCGGGGTCGCCCTGCTGGAGCGGCAGTCCCGCGGGGTCGTGCCCACTCAGGCCGGGCGCGTGCTGGAGGCCGCCGCCGCCGAGGGGCTCGGCGGGATCGACCTCGCCCTGCGACAGCTCCGGGATCTCGTCGACGGGGAGACGGGGGCCGTGCGGGTGGCCACCGGCGGTACCACCGTGCGCCACTTCATGGCCGACGCCGTCGTGTCGTTCCGGCGGCTGCATCCCCGCGTCAGCCTCGAATTCCGTACCGAGAGTTCCAGCCGGGGCTGTTTCGACGCGCTCGTCGGCAGCGATCTCGACCTCGCCTGGGTCACCCTCGGCCCTCCCGTGCGGGGCATAGAGCAGCGGGGCGTCGTCGAGCTGCCCTGGGTGCTGGCCGTACCGGCCGACGACCCGCTCGCCTCCCGCCCCGCCCTCGAACCCTCCGCGCTGCACGGACTCCGGGTCATCCGGCTGCCCCCGCACTCCACCTCCGCCGCCCATCTCGACGCCGCCTGCGCCGAGTTGGGCATACGGTTCGCCGCCGATACGAGCGTCGCCGACTGGGATACGGCCCTGCTGCTCGCCGAGTTGGGGCTCGGGCGGGCCGTCGTACCGGCCTTCCCGGGGATCGGGGACTCCGGGCGGGGGCTGGCCCTCGTAGAGCTTCCCGCGCTGCGGCCGCTCTCGGTGGGGTGGGCCGTACGGCGTTGGGACGCGCTCAGTCCCCAGGCCCGGGCCTTCGCAGAGACCGTCTCCCAGACCTGCCGAGTCACTTCAGGATCAGGCTGA
- a CDS encoding helix-turn-helix domain-containing protein — translation MPGGRLTQQERQQIALGLADGLAYAEIARRLDRPTSTITREVMRNGGPTAYRADLAHRATEQRAHRRRQPAPRTPGAPPQAHGRDAEAVREYEEALTTVFMQSGAPKMVSRVLGCLFTTDSGSLNASELAQRLQVSPASISKSVTFLEAQGLVRRERDERRRERYVVDDDVMYESMMASARSTAQLADIARQGVPVLGTGTPAAVRLENIARFVDYVSESIVRAAEQAREILHTKPAPASEDDNSQR, via the coding sequence ATGCCCGGAGGCAGACTCACCCAGCAGGAACGTCAGCAGATCGCGCTGGGACTGGCCGACGGCCTCGCCTACGCGGAGATCGCCCGCCGCCTCGACCGCCCCACCTCGACCATCACCCGCGAGGTCATGCGCAACGGCGGCCCCACCGCCTACCGCGCCGACCTCGCCCACCGCGCCACCGAACAGCGCGCCCACCGCCGCAGGCAGCCCGCGCCCCGGACCCCGGGGGCGCCCCCGCAGGCCCACGGACGCGACGCCGAGGCGGTGCGCGAGTACGAGGAGGCGCTCACCACCGTGTTCATGCAGTCGGGCGCGCCCAAGATGGTGTCCCGGGTGCTGGGCTGCCTCTTCACCACCGACTCGGGCAGCCTCAACGCGTCCGAACTCGCGCAGCGGCTCCAGGTCAGCCCGGCGTCCATCTCCAAGTCGGTCACGTTCCTGGAAGCCCAGGGCCTGGTCCGCCGAGAACGCGACGAGCGCCGCCGCGAGCGCTATGTGGTCGACGACGACGTCATGTACGAGTCGATGATGGCCAGCGCCCGCAGCACCGCCCAGCTCGCCGATATCGCCCGGCAGGGTGTCCCCGTCCTCGGCACCGGCACCCCGGCCGCCGTCCGTCTGGAGAACATCGCGCGCTTCGTCGACTACGTCTCCGAGAGCATCGTCCGCGCCGCCGAGCAGGCCCGCGAGATCCTTCACACCAAGCCCGCACCGGCCTCGGAGGACGACAACTCTCAGCGTTAG
- a CDS encoding DUF4097 family beta strand repeat-containing protein — MQTFKTPAPISAVLDIPAGRIQFIAADRPDTVVEVRPANAAKSRDIKAAEQLEVGYDDGVLRIQAPEGGNRLLGPSGSVEVTVKLPAGSRVEAKTAAGELRVVGRLGDVEFDGAYHRIKIDEAASLRLTATDGDVEVGRLGGPAKISTQRGDIRIAEAVRGEVVLSTQSGDISVTAAAGVSAALDAGTGYGRISNALKNDGTAELDIRATTTHGDITARSL; from the coding sequence ATGCAGACGTTCAAGACCCCCGCCCCGATCTCCGCCGTCCTGGACATCCCCGCCGGACGCATCCAGTTCATCGCCGCCGACCGGCCCGACACCGTCGTCGAGGTCCGGCCCGCCAACGCCGCCAAGTCCCGTGACATCAAGGCGGCGGAGCAGCTGGAGGTCGGCTACGACGACGGCGTCCTGCGGATCCAGGCCCCGGAAGGAGGCAACCGGCTCCTCGGTCCTTCCGGGTCCGTCGAGGTCACCGTCAAGCTGCCCGCCGGCTCCCGCGTCGAGGCGAAGACGGCCGCCGGCGAACTGCGCGTCGTCGGCCGCCTCGGGGACGTCGAGTTCGACGGCGCCTACCACCGCATCAAGATCGACGAGGCCGCGAGCCTGCGCCTCACCGCCACCGACGGCGACGTCGAGGTCGGCCGGCTGGGCGGCCCCGCGAAGATCAGCACCCAGCGGGGCGACATCCGCATCGCCGAGGCCGTACGCGGCGAGGTCGTCCTCAGCACCCAGTCCGGCGACATCTCGGTCACCGCCGCCGCCGGAGTCTCGGCCGCCCTGGACGCCGGCACCGGCTACGGCCGGATCAGCAACGCCCTCAAGAACGACGGCACCGCCGAACTCGACATCCGCGCCACCACCACCCACGGCGACATCACCGCCCGCAGCCTCTAA
- a CDS encoding ATP-binding cassette domain-containing protein — MTNPAIAANGLRKSYGDKTVLDGIDLTVPEGTIFSLLGPNGAGKTTAVKILSTLITADAGSIRVGGHDLAVDPQAVRAAIGVTGQFSAVDGLITGEENMLLMADLHHLSRSEGRRVAAELLERFDLVEAAKKPASTYSGGMKRRLDIAMTLVGSPRIIFLDEPTTGLDPRSRHNMWQIIRELVSDGVTVFLTTQYLEEADELADRIAVLNDGKIAAEGTASELKRMIPGGHIRLRFTDPATYRSAASALSESTRDDEALALQLPSGGSQRELRSILDWLDAAGVEADELTVHTPDLDDVFFALTGGAAVVPNQSKENAR; from the coding sequence ATGACGAACCCGGCCATCGCGGCGAACGGGCTGCGCAAGTCCTACGGCGACAAGACCGTCCTCGACGGCATCGACCTGACCGTGCCGGAAGGGACGATCTTCTCCCTGCTCGGCCCGAACGGGGCGGGCAAGACCACCGCCGTGAAGATCCTCTCCACGCTCATCACCGCCGACGCGGGTTCGATCCGCGTCGGCGGGCACGACCTCGCCGTCGATCCACAGGCTGTGCGTGCGGCGATCGGTGTCACCGGCCAGTTCTCGGCGGTGGACGGCCTGATCACCGGCGAGGAGAACATGCTCCTCATGGCGGACCTGCACCACCTGTCCCGGAGTGAAGGGCGACGGGTCGCCGCCGAACTGCTGGAGCGGTTCGACCTGGTGGAGGCCGCGAAGAAGCCCGCGTCCACCTACTCCGGCGGTATGAAGCGGCGCCTGGACATCGCCATGACCCTGGTCGGCAGCCCGCGCATCATCTTCCTCGACGAGCCCACCACCGGTCTCGACCCACGCTCCCGGCACAACATGTGGCAGATCATCCGCGAGCTGGTCTCCGACGGCGTCACCGTCTTCCTCACCACCCAGTACCTGGAGGAGGCCGACGAACTCGCCGACCGTATCGCGGTGTTGAACGACGGCAAGATCGCCGCCGAGGGCACCGCGAGCGAGCTGAAGCGGATGATCCCCGGCGGGCACATCCGGCTCCGCTTCACCGACCCCGCCACCTACCGGTCCGCCGCCTCCGCACTGAGCGAGTCCACCCGCGACGACGAGGCGCTGGCGCTCCAGCTCCCGAGCGGCGGCAGCCAGCGCGAGCTGCGCTCCATCCTCGACTGGCTGGACGCCGCCGGCGTCGAGGCGGACGAACTGACCGTGCACACCCCCGACCTCGACGACGTCTTCTTCGCCCTCACCGGCGGCGCGGCCGTCGTCCCCAACCAGTCCAAGGAGAACGCCCGATGA
- a CDS encoding ABC transporter permease yields MSSLSLAVRDSTTMLRRNLLHARRYPSLTLNLLLTPIMLLLLFVYIFGDTMSAGIGGGGPDRSEYIAFIVPGLLLMTIGSTTIGTAVSVSNDMTEGIIARFRTMAIHRGSVIIGHVIGSVLQAIISVVLVGAVGVAIGFRSTDATVLEWLAAFGLLVLFALALTWIAVGMGLISPNAEAASNNALPLILLPLLSTAFVPLDSMPGWFQPIAEYQPFTPAIETLRGLLLGTEIGNNGWLAIAWCVGLAVLGYRWSTAKFNADPK; encoded by the coding sequence ATGAGCTCCCTCTCCCTCGCCGTACGCGACTCGACGACGATGCTGCGCCGCAACCTGCTGCACGCCAGGCGCTACCCGTCCCTCACCCTGAACCTGCTCCTGACGCCGATCATGCTGTTGCTGCTCTTCGTCTACATCTTCGGCGACACGATGAGCGCGGGCATCGGCGGCGGAGGCCCGGACCGCTCCGAGTACATCGCCTTCATCGTCCCGGGCCTGCTGCTGATGACCATCGGCAGCACGACGATCGGCACGGCGGTCTCCGTCTCGAACGACATGACCGAGGGCATCATCGCCCGCTTCCGCACGATGGCGATCCACCGCGGCTCGGTGATCATCGGGCATGTCATCGGAAGCGTGCTCCAGGCGATCATCAGCGTGGTCCTGGTGGGAGCCGTAGGTGTCGCCATCGGCTTCCGGTCCACGGACGCGACCGTCCTGGAGTGGCTGGCGGCCTTCGGACTGCTCGTACTCTTCGCCCTGGCGCTCACCTGGATCGCGGTCGGTATGGGCCTGATCAGCCCGAACGCCGAGGCGGCCAGCAACAACGCGCTGCCCCTGATCCTGCTGCCGCTCCTGTCCACCGCCTTCGTCCCCCTGGACTCCATGCCGGGCTGGTTCCAGCCGATCGCCGAGTACCAGCCCTTCACGCCGGCCATCGAGACCCTGCGCGGACTGCTCCTCGGCACCGAGATCGGGAACAACGGGTGGCTCGCCATTGCTTGGTGCGTGGGGCTCGCGGTGCTCGGGTACCGCTGGTCGACGGCGAAGTTCAACGCCGACCCGAAGTAA
- a CDS encoding DUF6817 domain-containing protein, which translates to MSSSSDEALVFLRELGADRIPHPGGTLLAHLERVHDRLALWGARPTLQLAGLCHASYGTDGFPGALLSLDGREELAEVIGPDAESIVYFYASCDRQASYPSFADTAPTFRDRFTGRTYAPDLHLRRDFAELTVANELDLARRDPHFRAQWGPDLLTLFTRLRPLLLTSAWQDCLDVLGAGRRGA; encoded by the coding sequence GTGTCCAGCTCCAGTGACGAAGCCCTTGTGTTTCTGAGGGAGTTGGGAGCCGACCGGATCCCGCACCCCGGCGGCACCCTCCTCGCCCACCTCGAACGCGTCCACGACCGCCTCGCCCTGTGGGGCGCCCGCCCCACCCTCCAGCTCGCCGGCCTCTGCCACGCCAGCTACGGCACGGACGGCTTCCCCGGCGCCCTCCTCTCGCTCGACGGTCGCGAGGAACTGGCCGAGGTGATCGGCCCGGACGCCGAGTCGATCGTGTACTTCTACGCAAGCTGCGACCGCCAGGCCTCGTACCCCTCTTTCGCCGATACGGCCCCCACCTTCCGCGACCGCTTCACCGGCCGCACCTACGCCCCCGACCTGCATCTGCGCCGCGACTTCGCCGAACTGACCGTCGCCAACGAACTCGACCTCGCCCGCCGGGACCCGCACTTCCGTGCCCAGTGGGGCCCGGACCTACTGACCCTGTTCACCCGGCTGCGCCCCCTGCTGCTCACCTCCGCCTGGCAGGACTGCCTCGACGTACTGGGAGCGGGCCGCCGCGGCGCTTGA
- a CDS encoding AzlD domain-containing protein, producing MSATVALILVLAVGTYAFRLVGPVLHGRVELSGRVQELLSAGAVVLLVALMATGSLTEGGSFAGWARPVGVLVGGVLAWRRAPFVVVVLGAAGVAGVLRWVGVP from the coding sequence ATGAGTGCGACGGTGGCCTTGATCCTGGTGCTGGCGGTGGGGACGTATGCGTTCCGGCTGGTGGGGCCTGTGCTGCACGGTCGGGTGGAGCTGTCGGGCCGTGTTCAGGAGCTGTTGTCGGCTGGGGCGGTGGTGTTGCTGGTGGCGCTGATGGCTACGGGTTCGCTGACGGAGGGCGGGTCCTTCGCCGGGTGGGCTCGGCCGGTGGGGGTGCTGGTCGGGGGTGTGCTGGCTTGGCGGCGGGCGCCGTTCGTGGTGGTGGTGTTGGGGGCGGCGGGGGTTGCGGGCGTGTTGCGGTGGGTGGGGGTGCCGTGA
- a CDS encoding AzlC family ABC transporter permease — MRTVERTVGASRELVRDASLVWVASGVVGVSFGAIAVAGGLPVWVPVVMSVLVYAGSAQFSAVGVLLAGGGPLAAAATGLLLNTRTAAFSVAVADVLGSGGRLSRFLGAHLVTDETVAFALAQADPGRRRVAFWVSGVGLFVVWNVGVLAGAVAGTALGDTAVYGLDAAFPAVLVALVLPTLRADAAVRRCAVLGAGVALAVSSVVPAGVPVLLALVGLLLYGRRKAGAA; from the coding sequence ATGCGTACGGTAGAGCGAACGGTGGGTGCGTCCCGGGAGCTGGTTCGGGATGCCTCGTTGGTGTGGGTGGCCAGTGGGGTGGTCGGGGTTTCCTTCGGGGCGATCGCTGTGGCGGGTGGGCTTCCGGTGTGGGTGCCGGTGGTGATGTCGGTGCTCGTGTATGCGGGGTCGGCGCAATTCAGCGCGGTGGGGGTGTTGCTGGCGGGGGGTGGGCCGCTTGCGGCGGCGGCGACGGGGTTGTTGCTGAATACGCGTACGGCGGCGTTCAGCGTCGCGGTCGCGGATGTCCTGGGTTCCGGTGGCCGTCTGTCTCGCTTTCTCGGGGCCCATCTCGTGACGGACGAGACGGTGGCGTTTGCGCTGGCGCAGGCGGATCCGGGGCGGCGGCGGGTGGCCTTCTGGGTTTCCGGGGTCGGGTTGTTCGTCGTGTGGAATGTCGGGGTGTTGGCGGGGGCCGTGGCCGGTACGGCGCTTGGGGATACGGCGGTGTACGGGCTGGATGCGGCGTTTCCTGCGGTGTTGGTGGCTCTGGTGTTGCCGACGTTGCGGGCGGATGCCGCGGTGCGGCGGTGTGCGGTGCTGGGGGCGGGGGTTGCCCTGGCGGTGTCTTCGGTGGTGCCTGCGGGGGTGCCGGTGTTGTTGGCGCTGGTTGGGCTCTTGCTGTACGGGCGGCGCAAGGCGGGTGCGGCATGA
- a CDS encoding helix-turn-helix domain-containing protein, with the protein MAETSPPRLPLDWIAASLRRERTRAGLSLSELAKRAGIAKSTLSQLEAASGNPSVETLWALGVALGVPFSALVEPPVPSVQVIRAGQGPTVASEKTEYAATLLSASPPGAQRDIYHLRAEPGPPRESEPHIPGSVEHLIVSTGRVKAGPAGEEVELDPGDYMSYRGDVPHSYEALAPGTTFVLVMQHV; encoded by the coding sequence ATGGCCGAGACCTCACCCCCACGGCTCCCCCTGGACTGGATCGCCGCCTCCCTGCGCAGGGAACGCACAAGAGCCGGCCTCTCCCTCTCCGAACTGGCCAAACGCGCCGGAATCGCGAAATCCACGCTGTCCCAACTGGAGGCGGCAAGCGGAAACCCGAGCGTGGAGACGCTCTGGGCGCTGGGCGTGGCGCTGGGCGTGCCGTTCAGCGCGCTGGTGGAGCCCCCGGTGCCGTCCGTGCAGGTCATCCGCGCAGGGCAGGGCCCGACCGTAGCCTCGGAGAAGACCGAGTACGCCGCCACCCTGCTCTCGGCCAGCCCACCCGGCGCCCAGCGCGACATCTACCACCTACGCGCCGAGCCGGGCCCGCCCCGAGAGTCGGAGCCGCACATTCCGGGCTCGGTGGAGCATCTGATCGTGAGCACGGGGAGGGTGAAGGCCGGCCCCGCGGGGGAGGAGGTCGAACTCGACCCCGGGGACTACATGTCGTACCGAGGCGACGTACCGCACTCGTACGAGGCCCTGGCGCCCGGGACGACGTTCGTCCTGGTCATGCAGCACGTATAG
- a CDS encoding cold-shock protein has translation MATGTVKWFNAEKGFGFIAQEGGGPDVFVHYSAINASGFRSLEENQQVSFDVTQGPKGPQAENVTPV, from the coding sequence ATGGCTACCGGAACCGTTAAGTGGTTCAACGCCGAAAAGGGCTTTGGCTTCATCGCCCAGGAGGGCGGCGGCCCCGACGTCTTCGTCCACTACTCCGCGATCAATGCGAGCGGCTTCCGTTCGCTGGAGGAGAACCAGCAGGTCTCCTTCGACGTGACCCAGGGCCCGAAGGGCCCGCAGGCGGAGAACGTCACCCCCGTCTGA
- a CDS encoding menaquinone biosynthetic enzyme MqnA/MqnD family protein yields the protein MDNSRTRPRVGHIQFLNCLPLYWGLARTGTLLDFELTKDTPEKLSEQLVRGDLDIGPITLVEFLRNADDLVAFPDIAVGCDGPVMSCVIVSQVPLEKLGGARVALGSTSRTSVRLAQLLLAERYGVQPDYYTCPPDLSLMMQEAEAAVLIGDAALRANLLDGPRFGLEVHDLGSLWKEWTGLPFVFAVWAARRDYLEREPVITRRVHEAFLASRNLSLEEVGKVAEQAARWEAFDQRILERYFTTLDFRFGEPQLAAVAEFARRVGPTTGFPADVKVDLLQP from the coding sequence GTGGACAATTCTCGCACCCGGCCGCGCGTCGGCCACATCCAGTTCCTGAACTGCCTGCCCCTGTACTGGGGGCTCGCGAGAACGGGCACGCTCCTCGACTTCGAGCTCACCAAGGACACCCCGGAGAAGCTCAGCGAGCAACTGGTGCGGGGAGACCTCGACATCGGGCCCATCACCCTGGTCGAGTTCCTCAGGAACGCCGACGATCTGGTCGCCTTCCCCGACATCGCTGTCGGCTGCGACGGACCGGTGATGTCGTGCGTGATCGTCTCGCAGGTCCCGCTGGAGAAGCTGGGCGGCGCCCGGGTCGCCCTGGGCTCGACCTCGCGTACGTCGGTACGCCTCGCCCAACTGCTGCTGGCCGAGCGGTACGGCGTACAGCCCGACTACTACACCTGTCCGCCCGACCTCAGCCTGATGATGCAGGAGGCGGAGGCGGCCGTACTCATCGGCGACGCGGCCCTGCGCGCCAACCTGCTCGACGGGCCGCGATTCGGTCTTGAGGTGCACGACCTCGGGTCGCTCTGGAAGGAGTGGACCGGGCTGCCGTTCGTCTTCGCCGTCTGGGCCGCCCGCCGTGACTACCTGGAGCGCGAGCCGGTCATCACCCGCCGCGTCCACGAGGCCTTCCTCGCCTCCCGCAACCTCTCCCTGGAGGAGGTCGGCAAGGTCGCCGAACAGGCCGCCCGCTGGGAGGCCTTCGACCAGCGGATCCTGGAGCGCTACTTCACCACCCTCGACTTCCGCTTCGGTGAGCCCCAGCTCGCGGCGGTCGCGGAGTTCGCCCGCCGGGTCGGCCCGACCACCGGTTTCCCCGCGGACGTGAAGGTGGATCTCCTTCAGCCGTAA
- a CDS encoding serine/threonine-protein kinase, with product MQPLGVDEPTTVGPYRLLGRLGSGGMGRVYLGRSAGGRTVAVKIVHPHFALDEEFRARFRREVDAARRVGGAWTASVLDADPEASVPWVATAYAAGPSLATAVADSGALPAHTVRVLGAGLAEALAAVHALGLVHRDVKPSNVLLTLDGPLLIDFGIARATDGTASLTSTGVSIGSPGYMSPEQILGKGVTGAADVFSLGAVLAYAATGEQPFPGDSSAALLYKVVHEEPELGSLDGELRDVVEACLNKTPSARPTPAELARRLAPNGAAGLVAAGWLPGALVERVSRSAVQVLNLEATDGEQASGPVGFSSPSVGVVESAGSVGSVGSLGAFGPPPVMTPAIPEPRDAEPEATRAPGKVSVSVAATSVPGADGRGRRMSCTVALAVAGALAAVTVGSVFVLDLLPGNSPDDDQAGSNADSSYSEAPSTTPSASPGTDALEAYLGTWQGQGVALDGKLPLGTFRLTVHDAKAGEKLGTLRQTDVLGGVCNDVLTLKTVSADQLVATSVGAESNHKGCNPAATTVTLTPVGDDLDYASDSEESGNPTSRLSRIE from the coding sequence ATGCAGCCGCTCGGAGTCGACGAGCCGACCACCGTGGGGCCCTACCGGCTGCTCGGCCGGCTCGGCTCCGGCGGAATGGGCCGGGTCTACCTGGGCCGCAGCGCCGGCGGCCGCACGGTCGCGGTCAAGATCGTGCATCCGCACTTCGCGCTCGACGAGGAGTTCCGCGCCCGCTTCCGGCGCGAGGTCGACGCCGCCCGCCGGGTCGGCGGCGCCTGGACGGCATCCGTGCTCGACGCGGACCCGGAGGCCTCGGTGCCGTGGGTCGCGACGGCCTACGCGGCGGGGCCGTCCCTGGCGACGGCGGTCGCGGACAGCGGCGCGCTGCCCGCCCATACGGTACGAGTGCTGGGGGCCGGTCTCGCGGAGGCGCTGGCGGCGGTGCACGCGCTGGGTCTTGTGCACCGGGACGTCAAGCCGTCCAACGTGCTGCTGACCCTCGACGGCCCGCTCCTGATCGACTTCGGCATCGCCCGGGCCACGGACGGCACCGCGTCCCTCACCTCGACCGGCGTCTCGATCGGCTCGCCCGGCTATATGTCGCCCGAGCAGATCCTCGGCAAGGGTGTCACGGGAGCGGCGGACGTCTTCTCGCTGGGCGCGGTGCTGGCGTACGCGGCGACGGGGGAACAGCCCTTCCCGGGCGACTCCTCGGCGGCGCTGCTGTACAAGGTCGTACACGAGGAGCCCGAACTCGGATCGTTGGACGGTGAGTTGCGGGACGTGGTGGAGGCGTGCCTGAACAAGACACCGTCCGCGCGCCCCACGCCCGCTGAACTGGCCCGGCGACTGGCTCCGAACGGTGCGGCGGGCCTGGTCGCGGCGGGGTGGCTGCCGGGGGCACTGGTGGAGCGGGTGAGCCGTAGCGCCGTACAGGTGCTGAACTTGGAGGCTACGGACGGGGAGCAGGCTTCGGGGCCGGTGGGGTTCAGTAGTCCGTCGGTGGGGGTGGTGGAGTCGGCGGGGTCGGTCGGGTCTGTGGGCTCCCTGGGCGCCTTCGGGCCGCCGCCGGTGATGACGCCTGCGATTCCCGAGCCGCGTGACGCCGAACCGGAGGCGACCCGGGCGCCCGGCAAGGTGTCGGTGTCGGTCGCGGCGACCTCGGTGCCGGGCGCCGACGGCCGGGGCCGCCGGATGAGCTGCACCGTGGCGCTGGCGGTGGCGGGCGCGCTGGCAGCGGTGACGGTGGGGTCGGTCTTCGTCCTCGACCTGCTGCCGGGCAACTCCCCGGACGACGATCAGGCCGGTTCGAACGCCGACTCGTCGTACTCCGAGGCTCCCAGCACCACCCCCTCCGCGTCCCCGGGAACGGACGCCCTCGAGGCCTACCTCGGCACCTGGCAGGGCCAGGGCGTGGCCCTGGACGGCAAGCTCCCCCTCGGCACCTTCCGCCTCACCGTCCACGACGCGAAGGCGGGCGAGAAGCTCGGCACCCTCCGCCAGACGGACGTGCTCGGCGGCGTGTGCAATGACGTACTGACCCTGAAGACCGTGTCCGCCGACCAGCTGGTGGCCACGTCCGTGGGCGCCGAGTCCAACCACAAGGGCTGCAACCCGGCGGCCACGACGGTCACCCTCACCCCGGTGGGCGACGATCTCGACTACGCCTCGGACAGCGAGGAGTCGGGGAACCCGACCTCCCGGCTGTCGAGGATCGAGTAG